CCCGGCTTTGTGTACGAACTGAGTTTTGCCCTGGCAACATCCGGCGGAGCCCCCAGCGAGTTCTATGCACTCGTCAACGGGACCTCCCTGTTCTCGCTGACCAATGAAGGCAATCACCCCTACGAGGGAGTCTCGCTGTTCTTTACGGCCGGCGCCTCCCCGACCCAGATCGCCTTCCTGGCACGGAACGACGTCGGCTCCTTCTTCCTCGACAACGTGTCGGTGGATCTGGCGCCGGTACCTGAACCCTCAACCTTGCTGCTCCTGGGCATCGGGTTGCTGGGGGCCGGTTTCCTCAGGAAAAGAACCCAGCGGAAAGCTGCAGCGCTCACCTGACCTGATGAAACCAGCCGGATGTTGTTCGGAAGAGAGCCGGTATCCGGCTCTCTTTTTTTGTTCAGCTCAATTTCTGACACCCGACACAATCGCAACATTGTCGCACGGCGGCCGTTTTATGCCCGTTTTTACCGCCCCGCCGTACGGGGGCGCCTGATCGTTAACAGCGCCCGCCCCGCACAAAAACCATAACACATTGATATCACGCACAAACTTTTCTGGCGGTCTGGCATGGTTCGTGATTGATTCCTCCAGCAGGATCTGACACCCCACAAGGAATCCGCCCCTATGAAAACACTGGTTCTCTCCTCCCAGTACCCGCTGCCCGAAGTTGGCGGCAACCGTATCAGAACCATGAACTTTGTCCGCTATTTCCGGAAACACGGCGAGGTGGATCTGGCCTGGTACCAGGATGACGCCACACAGGCCGCTGCCGAAACCCCGCTCTTCAGGCGACAGTTCCCCCTCCCCCGCACGGATGACGGTACCAGGCAGGGCAGACTTGCCGGACTGTACGACCAGCTCCGCCATCAGAAGCCCTGGATCGTCTGCGGCTACGGCCCGGCGTCGGTACGGGCCCTGAACGACCTGATCGAACAGGAGGAATACGATCATATCGTCTGCCGCTACGCGGTCAGCGCCTACCCGCTGCAGTTTCTCTCCCGGCGGAACCGGCGAAAAGTGATCGTTGATATCGACGACCTCATGACCCCGGAACTGTACGAGGCGATCAACGGCAGCTCCCGCGGTCTGCGCCGTCTCAGGGCGCGCCTTGATCTGGAGCTGTACCGGGCCTTCCAGGCCAACTGCGCCCGCATCGGCACGGCACTGGTCTGCTCCGCGGACGACCTGCGGCTGCTCGGCGAACGGGTACCGTCGGCCGATCTCCACGTCGTTCCCAACGTGGCCCCTGAACTGCAGCTGCCCGACAGCTACCGGCACGACGGCTTCAACAATCTCGACACCCTGCTCTTTGTGGGCAACCTGGCCTATCCCCCCAACGTGGACGGTCTGGAGTGGTTCGTCGGCAGCATCTTCCAGCGACTGGTCAACGACTATCCAAACCTGAAGCTGATTGTGGCGGGCAAGGACCCGGTCGAGCGGGTGCGTACCCTCTGCGGGCTGCATGAGCGGATTGAGCTGGTGGAAAATCCGCCGGACCTGGTCCCCCTCTACGAGCGGGCCGGAGCGGTGGTGGTGCCGCTGCTCTCCGGCGGCGGCACCCGTATCAAGATACTGGAGGCGGGACTGGCCGGGCGGCCGGTGTTTGCCACC
The window above is part of the Trichlorobacter ammonificans genome. Proteins encoded here:
- a CDS encoding PEP-CTERM sorting domain-containing protein yields the protein MKKSAYRSAMAAFSLGLMLFFGSSSAFALNLVTNGSFDTGDFTGWVKNGSYMYVNGANSFSAPFAATLGTPGALGSLTQSIATQPGFVYELSFALATSGGAPSEFYALVNGTSLFSLTNEGNHPYEGVSLFFTAGASPTQIAFLARNDVGSFFLDNVSVDLAPVPEPSTLLLLGIGLLGAGFLRKRTQRKAAALT